Part of the Porites lutea chromosome 14, jaPorLute2.1, whole genome shotgun sequence genome, TCTATTTTGCAAATATTCTGATCTTCTCTATAACATGCAGCCAGCCCTTCAACAAAGCGGTTGCAGTTTTTCCAGGGAGCGTTCAGGTTAGCTTGTACCCAGTCCCCAATTAAGCTTCCTAAACCTTAAAATTGATAACCTATTAATACGTTTTAATAAATGATGAAGTCTGCTTTACATCACGTTGAATCAAATACGATTTTCTTTAGACAAATGTCTCATCAGGAAATACCAAGCTCTAGTACTCTTAAATAAAACGACGACAGAAAGACTACAGAAAACAAATACAATGACCTATTAACCCTCGGAGATGAGACAACTGAGTACGAAATATTTGTTTAAGTTATAAAAGAAACTGTAACGCACTTCATTCTAAATCAATTTTTTGAGATACGCCACAGATATCTCGCACCTCCCTATTTTTTAGTATTTCGTTTCTCGTCTTTCGCATGCATTCAAGAATTTCGTACAATAATTCCTACGTGGTGTGTTTACCTAAggatttgaaagaaaattccTTTCATTCCAGCCAATGAGTATCATGGCCTATATATCCTTTAGGTTAAAAAATAAACCCAATTTCAGTGCAGTTGCACGTTCAGACACTTGACCTATCACCCTCCTATTCATCAAGAGCTTATATAATAACATCTGAGAAAGGCTTCTTCATTATAAGCAATGATGCCGAACATTCACCGTGTCCAGTTACGTCTGTGCTGCGCCTTTTTCGTTCTTTGGCTTCTCGTCCAAGGCAGTAAAGGTACATAAACTGGAAAATTCTCATCAATTTTCTTACTCATTATAATTGCTGTTTCTTGCTTAAAGTGATTTCTTAGCGTTTGACAATAGCAAGAGCAGATGAAGTTTTAGGGTGTGGCACGTTCGCAACGAAGAAATCAAATTGCGTCGAAAATCAGTTGCGGGCTCAGTTAATGGgttaacattaaaataaatataaataactagttataaaaaaaaatcgtaatACTTTGTGTTCTTATAATTGAcattgcaatttttttaatttctatctTTTTTAAATAGCAGGCATCTTTAAAGCTGGTAAAGCCAACGTGACTACAGTTTCTCCTGGGCTATTCGCTTGCCAACAGGTCTCGTTTGCGACACCTTTCCATGTTGGACAGGAAGTTACCGTTCTTGCTTCACTGGGTCGTTCTATCAAAAGTCGTACTCGTGGTAACGGGGGCGCCATCTGGGTGGAGTCAGTAGATCAAAGTGGTTTCAAGGCTTGTATTCTAGAATACAGTGATGGGTCCAATAACACAGCAGAGGTGAACTGGATAGCAACACAATCTGCTCCATCTGGAGGTAAAAGGGGATCTATATCTTTTGGTGATTGGACAACAGGaacacagtgcaaaataattaattttcagcaggtaagtgttttaatttgtattttttttcaaattaaaggtATATTACGAGTGATCTCAACTAACAGTGACAATTGGCATCAACGATATATCAACGATATAGATACCTTAAGACGGTTGTGAACATTTCATCAATTCATTGGTTCattcataatttttctttctattttttttatcatctgCGTTTCTGCTTTCATGGCAAGCCTTACTTTTCTCTTGAGATAAAAGGAGAAGTGCAAATTGACAATAACATGTTAAATATGTAATTTAAAACCTTAAAAAGTTTATGAAATGTATGTCGTTCACTTTTGGGTTGTTTTCAGCCTTTCCTGTCACCTCCCGTCATACTTGTAACCCCTAGTCACCGGGCTCCAGAGAGACCTCAGGATGCAATGGCCGTGTGGATGGAGGACTTGCGCAAGGACAGTTTCAAGATTTGTCTCAAGGAATCTAAAATTTTTGATGGAGTTCACAAAAACATTGAAGTTGTAAGTAAAGTAGTAGTTACAACACGGCAGCGGGCCTCAAAttaaaagggttaaaataatGCATCCCCCctgaaatgttaattttaatttatttatttctatataTACGCCTAACTGCAATTAACCTTGtcatacaaaaagaaaagacacGCCTGAAGCAGGAAAAAGCCAAGAAGGAATTATTTAGCCATGCCATGTACATGCAAATTAAgatttgatattttgttaaGATATTAAACTAAACACTTTTGCGGtacaatataattatatttatatttgacATTTTATGGTCAAGTTGGCCACACTAAAGACATTTTAGGCTTTATCCTCTCGCCAGTCCAGATCTTTcaaaattaattaatgtttTACTTCTCAGCACTATCGACCCACTTATTCTTGGAGAGAGGTTGAGATGGAGGGGATAACGGGACATTTTTATTCCACTTTATTGTTTGCCAGGTCCCCTGAAAGGCAATACTCCTGATGCTCGTATTGTTAGCGCGTTGCAAATTCATTATCTTATCAGCTACCAATTCACCTCAATATCCACAGAAACAACTGGGTAATTTGACGTTGCGTATCTCATAAGCTCTCAGCGCCAGCATAGACTTTAAAGTACGTTTCCTGATAACAAGAGGAAGGATATATTGGAAAAGAGTACGATGTTCCGTATAGGAATATAAGACTTGGTTAATGAGAAATGTTCTATATTGGCCTCATATGACCTTAATCTGCCAGAAAAATGGTCTCAAATGGAATATTATCTTCCCACTGCAGGTTATAATGAGAAATAAAGATTTTATacttgtgaaaggtttgaacccatgagtcttttcaaaagtaggttgagtttgatcgtccgggtgaacgtagtcctgaattggactgttgttgttggcagtgattgacgtttcgacaacctgaccggtagtcatcttcagggtcaaagtgagttgtatcacgtcagttgatgttattatgctctggttattgatctgattagtcaattacgtcgcgatgttattggtcgtctgtcagttaagccgtgatgttattggctatgaagactcgtaatcagtaattggtgcgtttcgatccgtctgttgtcacagttaaacagtcgtctattgttagtaaaattgtcagttctccagtcgttctctcgtagttagttttacttgatctcgtcaataagtcgtttgtacggcgctgctAACTGTTGGCTTCGATTCAGttgcgtttgttctaagttagtaaaccagctttctaaagtaagaagttgatagtagtctgtagaatacgttatacatgtcgtaGAGTCCCAgccaatttgatgtttcgtctttaaatggtgctcagcaatgtttCTTTAGTTTGAAGTAATCGTTGGCATGCTCAGACCTCTTCGCTTTGCATGTTCGAATTTATTTGTTTCACGGTGCTTAGTTTCTCTAACCTCTAGGCTTTTTCATACCTTTTTGCCCAGTTGCGTTTTCTTTTTTGCGCTTGAGTTTTGTTTGTCACTCTTTTTTTGTCACCCATTATGCTTTTATTATCATGCTTTTCTATCACGTAACTGTTAGTTTCGCGGTGGGCTGTTTAAGCAGCGTTTCTTGTTTATTGAGGCGGCCCCTTTTTTGGACTTGGGGCTCTATAGTTTagtgttttctttatttgaaacttttatttttgcctttgtttaTTATCAGCGAAGGCGAGTTATTGTTGCCTGGAATAAGTTTAGGGATGCCACTGGTGAAAGAGTTTTATTCAGTAAACTAAGGGGAGTCGGGTCACGATaggttttcttcattttcaatgtGTATCTCTGGTAACGCCGTTTGTTGCCCATTACGATTGTAAAATATGCCAACGAATTGCGACAAATTACGTTCATTTGTTTGTGAGATTCTGCTTTCATTATCAGAAATACGGACTCATTTTGAGCGTTCCGCTGGTGATGGTAGTTTGTTTCTGCGTACAGCAGTTCTGGGATGCCACCAGTGAGGAAAATGAAgtaatttgcgtttttttccttctttgcgTAACTAGACATCTTTTCTACATGGGCGAATATTTCCAATCTTATTTCGTAGCTGAATGTTCCGCTCCGCTGGTGAAGGGAACTTACTGTTTCGCGGAACGATTACGACATGCCACCAGCGTGTGTAGTTTGATCTTGAAAGGAGAGGATCCGTTTCGAGTCTTTTTGTTTAACTGTTAGTTACCGTGTCACTTGTCAATACCACTTGCTGCTGCTTGTGATAATTGTGCAATCCCTCTAAAGGAGTGatataataaaatatatcttttgttTTCGTTCGCGAAGCTCAGGGATTGATTTCGTCGAGTGAGGCGGATCCTTCtcgtgttttttgttttttttatgtttagtCAGTACCTCTGGTGAAGGCAACTCGCCATTGCGGAAATTATTGCGGAATGCTGTCAGTGGATCGGATATAATTCATGAAACACGCTTTTTCGTCGTTCGCGTGGTCCGGCGTTAAGTCTCCCCTTTGAAACGTTTACAAATGTAGTTTTGTCCCTTTGTTTACCTAACTCGGGCGACCCGGTTTCAGGTTTTCAGTTAGCGTCCTAACTAAGGCATGACTGCTGCGTGGGAACTATTTTACATCCCCCGGTCACTGGGGTAGTTTACagggtgatgttacacaggTTTACTCGTGGGCTGCTCTATGCCCCAAATTTCGGTCTCTCTTCGGAGCTCGGGGTCAACGAAGGGAAACGTGCCTTGTTCGTCTCGTTTTTAAGTTATTATTTTAGCGTTCCGTCTCTTCTTCCGTTTTGGGATCCCAGTTCGTTTTTCTCCGGGGTTGTACGTGGATTCGCGCTCATCTTACACATATGTTCCTTTTTGTGATATAAACCAGGGAACCTGACCCATCGTTGGCCCTCGTCCTTCTCCTGGTATCGTTGCGGCTCGCCCCATCCTAGTATCTTTGCGTCAACTTCGTTTCCGCAATCCTTAATATTTCAAAGCTGGGGAAATTCACAACCACTCCTTTATGTGGAGCTAATAGGCATTATCCGGGACGGTGTCCATGTTGAACAGTTCTTCAAAAATTTCAAGGAGAATTTTCGGGGCTCACCGTATAACTCGCCGCGTGCTCCGATTTGTGAGCAGATTCAAACCTTAATCTCCGACACCATAGTCGACTGGGTCTCCACTAGTGTGCTTGCGGTCTGGGCAGAGTTGGAGAAGTACGTTCCCCATTTTTAATATCCTTACCCTCACTGTGAAACCTTCAAAACTCCGCCTCTATCATGAAGAGCGCTTACATCTATCACAATTTAGGTCTCGCCGTCACAAGTTCAGCTCGCTCACAAGGGGGTTCCTGTGTCCCAATATATAGATGACCGTCATATTGGTCAGTTGTTCGGTTCCCCTGCCGAATCCAGTCTACCTCCTAGCAGATTGCCGACTGAAGCGGCTGCGTATATCATGTGCTAACTACTTATAGAGGCCGGTTATTTTATTGGCATCGGGAAATCGTAGGTTTGATGTTCCTGACTGACAATCAGGTCCTTATATCTGCATTAGATTACGACGGTTGTAAAAACTCGGCAATCAGTGACGTCATTAAAGAGATTTTGTGCCACAGTCGTGACTGCAACTTCAGCATCTACACCTTCTATGTGCCGCCGGAACGAAACCCTGCTGACGAACCCTCACGGCGATATTCAGATCTGGACTTAACGTTTATCCCTGAGTCTTGGTCGCTTTTGGAACATTTCTTCGGTCCCCATTCGTTTGATTTAATTGTCTTGGATAGTAACTGCCAAAGGGACTTTCGTGGGAACCCCCTGCCTCATTATACCCGACTTGGCCTACCCCTGGGTCTGACGGAGTAACGCTTTTGCTAATCCTCTGCCTGCTGGACATAATATTTATGCGTTTCCGCCGTTTGTACTCCTTGGTCCACTTCTGAACTACATTTTCGATCACGATTTTCATGGTGCCTTCACACTTGTCGTGCTGGATCTGCGACCGAGGCCGTTTTGGTAGTCGACTCTTCAGGCTCTCGTTGTTGACCGTTTGCTACTTGGCAAGAAGGGATCTACCCCCGTGTTGCTTTCTCCCACCCGAAACTCGCGTCAATGGCTTCCGCGCAACCTACAGTGGGATCTCTGGGCTTTCCGAAGCATTTCTTAGAGAGCGTCTTTTATTTTATCTAGGTTTTAAGGCCTTGGAAGGCTGCACAGCGATACCCAGCATGTTTATACCCAAACGACTTTGACGCTTACTTTTGTCAAGCTTGTGGTCCGCAGTGTCCCATGAAAGGTTGTGAACCATACAAGTCTATCCAGACGtttccaagatttttttgatACCCTCAGAGCCAAGCCCTATCTGCGGCAGAGGTCTGCTCTTGAACAGCAGTTTTCTGATTTCCTGGTTTCTTTGTCTCCTCTAAAGTACATTTCTTCTTGCACTTCAGACGATGTTATTAAGTTTTTGATAAGTAAGGACAGCTCGGGAGGACTGTGGTTCATAGTCAGCTATGCCCTAAGGTTAGTTGCGATTGTCCAAGGCGTTTGGCTGCGGGGATGGTAGATTCTAAGTTGCGGAAACTTAATGCTATTTTCAATAACATTGACCGTTTGCGTTTAGCGTTAAAGAGTACCTTAAATTTGTTCTCGAGGAACAGGCAAACAAGGCTATTCTCTCCTCCAAGGCAGTGCCTATGCTTTTTGTTAAGTTTTCTACGCTCATTAATTGTCTTAGGTACTCCATAAGATGCAGCACCCATCTTTCCTTAGTCAATGATTATATTTTGGTGAGGGACACTGTTTTCTTCGTTGTCGATTTTTTTCACTAGGAACCGTTCTTCAGATCTGGGTCGTCTTTTAGGGTATCAGGTGTTCATCAGTCTTAAGAATCGAAAGGGTTTTCTGCTGCTCTTAACCCTAACTTAAAGCTTTGAGGTGTAATGCGCCTTCTTCATTTATTTTAGAACCTTTCCAAGAACAGGAGCTTTGTCCAGTTTTGCAGATTCAATACTATCTTTATGTGTGTCAGTTATTAAACGTTCATTTGGCTGACGGGTACTTCTTTAGGGCTACCGGTCGGGGCAGAGCAGTGAGCTAATAAGGCCTTTTTTGGGTATTGTGGTTAACAATAGCTAAGAAAATATCTATCAGAAACCAAGATTAATTTGTTTTCGGAGAGACTCCCCACAGCCTTAGGGTTGGCCTTTCGAACATCCTCAACATGTTAGGTTGCTTACAAGAGATCTCTTGTTACCTCGGGTGAAGAAGCAAGGGTATGGTTGAATATTACATCATAATGAGTAACACAGCTAGTTCTTTTTCTGTTACTTGGGGGAGAGTTTCTAAGTATTTTAGAAAGATATAAGGAGTTCGTTTGATGAATTTATCGGTGCGTGGCTCTTTGTTTTTTGGGTGCTTTTTAGCTTTTCTGTCTCTTAAAGTGCGAGTCGTGGTGTCGAGTGCAGGAGCGTACTTTTCCCATAACTTAATATTTCGTGATGAGGTAATTATGCAGTGAGAATATATTACTAGTTATCTTTCCTAACTGGAACACCCACCTCAATATGGTCAGTCCCTTAGTGGCAATTTTCCCGAGAGAAACAGTTTGTGACACTATTAAGTGTATATAATAGCCGAGTCCTACACGTAGGTCAGCAAAACCACCATCCATTCGAGAAATCTCGCTGGTCACGTCACCGCACGACCGCCCGCCCGTTCGTCCTCTCCACAGGAAAATCAACGCGAAATGTCACAGTTTCTATCTAGTGTGGGAGCATGCAACttgatattgcacatccatgtCGTGGTCAACTGACAGcggtcaaaacagggtatccgctgacaagtataGTATGGCCGTATGGCGGGTTCAGTTTACGTGCTTTTTTGAAGTTCCCTCTGACCCATTTCTGGTCTTCAAGTGTTCACAGTCTCAACTCTAAGTGGACTTCTTTGCAATGGTTACAAGTTGACTGTTTGAAGTAAATTACAAACTTGTTTACGGGAGCTTCGTCTTTGGTTTTGGCTAAACCTATATATTATTGAACATCTGCTTGTAATTACACTAGTTTGCTTAGTATAGTCTCACGCTGAACTAAGTACTTAGCTTGAGTATTTTCCTGTTCTTGCAGAACTGGATGGCTTACACCGAGGCGAATTTTGACAACTTCACTTTGACAGAAAGCCTTGTATTTACAAACAGCACTCAACAAGACAATTATGCTTTTTGTCAGGTAAACGGATTTTTAGCCACACAAAAATTCCTACCCaagaaaaatcagtaaaaaaaatagttaggAGTCTCTAAGTTCAGGTTCACAGCAAAccaattttttagatttttatcgACGAAATTGCGgccgtcaaagtgaggcaagtATACCTCTAGTACTCGGTTGGCGATATACGCAGCTATAGACCTGGTAAAGAGATAAAAGAtaaggcaaaaaagaacaaagttatttttttaaagttgaattttttggaaaGCCAAAGTTACGCATTTGCGTTATTCCGCTGTATCCTCTTTAGTATGGGATGATTATGGATACGGTCTTACATAATGATTTAAACAGTTCATCCATAAAAAAGTGACTCTTACAGACCATGTCTGTCTTATTTCAGAAAGTAAACTTCACAACTCCATTCTTTGCTCCTCCAGTGGTGGTTTTGACACCAAAACGCAGTTACAGAAATGTTACCTCACAGGGATGTGAATGCGATGCAATGACAGCCTGGGTCGAGGTAAACATTACTGTTATAAATTAAATCCGTTGTCGATAGCAACGCGTCCCCTAAATTCCCTGAAGGGTACTTCTGCATTCGAGCgcgatgttttaaaattcagttttgaGCTAGCAGTTGACATGAAGAGAAGAATTGAGATATAGAAGCCGAAAACCCAGAGATAATACACGCTAGTGTAAGTTGTTTTTTTCCAAGAGGTTTTCAATCTTTAGCGAACTTCTCATCAGGATAtttggcctttttcctttttcaacgaATCATTCTGTTAATGCTCGTGATGTAGACGTGAAAAGAAGCGAGCACGATTTCGACGCCTAAATGATGAATAAACTGTTAGAAAACACTGAGACACTGAGTATCAAATGAATCTTTAAGAACAGCGAAACGACGACAAcaattgccttgttttttttccttcaaacaTTGCTCTAAGACAGTTCTCGTAATTTAGGTGAATaatcgttttgtttctttgccATGATAGTATTTGATTCCTTAGCCTAACATTCTCGTTAACGACCACTGCGTAAGCTACCACCTTTCAGTAATAACCATTTTGTTTCTTAGTCAATTCTGTTTTCACTAATGGACTTTCTTGTAAGTGACCAGTCCACTCAGTTGCGGTGACTTTCACTGTTTTTGACAGGGTGCCGCAGTCGAACCGACTGCTTTGAATTCACTACTTTACTGTCAGTAAAACTGAGATCAATAGGCCTTATCACGgatttcgacgccatcttgacgagtaggcagtCGTGTGCGAAGTTAGagtgtttgtatgggaatcTAAAAAAATGTCGAAAATTTTCCATAAATGGAGTTCTGATTATGAACTGAATGTGCTGCTGCTTATGACATTCGAGTACGGCTAATTGGGGTGGTTTAGCTAATTTACGTCATCTTTAAGGTAGCTAAACGTAACTAAAAATATTCGCCATTGACAGTATTGCtttatttttgataaatttcacCCCTAGTATACCTCCAGAAATGACATggaaatttgtatgaaaaactACAAAAGTGACGAAAACATAAAGAGTATTCTCCTTACAGTCGATTATTTGGTGATTGGAGGTAAGTAAAGTTCATTCCACACTCTCTTTCCACCAAGATGTATTTCTGTAGGTACCGGCAGTCCAGAGGTAGCACAAACAGCTACTTGTAAGTCTCCCCAGGTAAAGGCCTATCTACCAATGAACAGAAAAAACACCCGATAATAagtcccccaccccccctccctctcGGACAGAGCCCCTCCTTCAAATGTGTcgaaatgaattcgatttattatgaaGTTTTGCACCTTACACCTATCCCGTAGTCATGATGTCCATTGGGGCGCCACAGACTCAGCAACCGTTTCCCTCCAATTGACATTGTTTTCAGATTCTTTTAGGGTGTCGCAAAACCTCAACTCTGTCCAATCAAAGATGTTATTTTCCCAGTCGTTCTTTTGCCTTCCTCTGCTTTTCCCTCTCTGCACTGTTCCTTGTAAGATTATCTTGGCAAGCCCTGCTGATCTTGATACATAATCATACGATGAGATATTTcatggatgaaatttctatttagacATTCTTCatattcaagaaaactgagccagtagaaatttgataacgaactcgcgtgtgtattcGCTGCTCATTGCGCAGGCAAATAAGCAGACTgtaatcaacaacaactaacggatgggggcattttggccaatcggaacagcgcaaatcatccgtattgtttcctatccaataaAAAAGAAGTCCtgattctggcttttttgcatgtgatctgtgAAAGGATTGTATCATGCCCTCCTTccgaaaacagattacagagataaaggGAAAGGGCGTGATAGTAGGTTACAACTGAAAAGTCTCTGAGATCACAACTTTTCAGGTGGTATATTGCTCATGTGCTAAGGGATTTTGAGATTGATCTTAGACTGTTCATCTCATTACGTCAATTCTTCTAAACTACATGTTCATCACAACGGTTCTCACATTGCAGTTGGCGATAAGAGGGTTTACCTCACAGAAACACGCTGCAATGACATTTTGTAGTACCGGTTTCGGATTCTGCATGCGTGAGCGTACGAGAGAAGAAGAAATACATTTTAACCTGCGTTAGTGTATGTTACACTACGGAGGGCTTTAAAATGTGAAACAAATCCTAGTGGCACGCTCGCCAGAAATTTTTGTCATCATTCCGCCTTAAGACTGActttgactatttttttttataattatgatGTTAG contains:
- the LOC140923938 gene encoding uncharacterized protein, with protein sequence MPNIHRVQLRLCCAFFVLWLLVQGSKAGIFKAGKANVTTVSPGLFACQQVSFATPFHVGQEVTVLASLGRSIKSRTRGNGGAIWVESVDQSGFKACILEYSDGSNNTAEVNWIATQSAPSGGKRGSISFGDWTTGTQCKIINFQQPFLSPPVILVTPSHRAPERPQDAMAVWMEDLRKDSFKICLKESKIFDGVHKNIEVNWMAYTEANFDNFTLTESLVFTNSTQQDNYAFCQKVNFTTPFFAPPVVVLTPKRSYRNVTSQGCECDAMTAWVEYTSRNDMEICMKNYKSDENIKSILLTVDYLVIGDLDPCIEKTCYHYGHCKAVGHHDARCVCVNSCPSYQEPVCSSNGTTYDNKCLFEQEMCSLQLNFTIQHPGGCEG